The Thermoplasmatales archaeon genome includes a region encoding these proteins:
- a CDS encoding GIY-YIG nuclease family protein yields MKGCYILLIEIEKDKKIKIGKRGIYFKRGYYAYVGSAMNSIEKRLERHLRMEKRKRWHIDYLLEKGKIKKIFYKESKFKEECDIARKFDSFEFIPKFGSSDCQCKSHLFYANSIEAFSEVLADFNLFSF; encoded by the coding sequence ATGAAAGGATGCTACATTCTTTTAATTGAGATTGAAAAAGATAAAAAAATAAAAATTGGAAAAAGAGGGATTTATTTTAAGAGAGGATACTATGCTTATGTTGGCTCTGCGATGAATAGTATTGAAAAAAGGTTGGAAAGGCATTTAAGAATGGAAAAAAGGAAGAGATGGCACATTGATTATTTGCTTGAAAAGGGAAAAATAAAAAAAATTTTTTATAAAGAAAGCAAGTTTAAGGAAGAATGCGATATAGCAAGAAAATTTGATTCTTTTGAATTTATTCCAAAGTTTGGTTCAAGTGATTGCCAATGCAAAAGTCATCTATTTTATGCCAATAGCATCGAAGCTTTTTCCGAAGTTTTAGCAGATTTTAACTTATTCAGTTTTTAA
- a CDS encoding winged helix-turn-helix transcriptional regulator has protein sequence MEKNDTIYKIFKLFKENVIKILFVLREKEKIRWKELQEETKISTATFNRALSALKDVNFIKKENEYYSLTWTGKLVTDGLILIGLHIGEEMEEVADEVAEKLLAKDIIMATIMLVLVSIKKREK, from the coding sequence ATGGAAAAAAATGATACAATATATAAAATTTTCAAGTTATTCAAGGAAAATGTTATAAAAATACTGTTTGTTTTGAGAGAAAAAGAAAAAATAAGATGGAAGGAATTGCAGGAAGAAACAAAAATATCTACTGCAACATTTAACAGGGCTTTATCTGCTTTAAAAGATGTAAATTTTATAAAAAAGGAAAATGAATATTATAGCCTAACATGGACTGGAAAACTCGTTACAGATGGGTTAATCCTTATTGGTTTGCACATAGGAGAGGAAATGGAAGAAGTTGCTGATGAGGTTGCGGAAAAATTACTTGCAAAGGATATAATTATGGCAACAATAATGCTTGTTCTTGTAAGCATAAAAAAGAGGGAAAAATAA